A stretch of the Parcubacteria group bacterium ADurb.Bin159 genome encodes the following:
- the miaB gene encoding (Dimethylallyl)adenosine tRNA methylthiotransferase MiaB, with product MNKSDSERIAAAIEKNNYQKAENKETADLVVFNACSVRQSAVDRLYGQINQLKKSKKNPQIFLTGCVTLNDKKKLKSKVDLIFDIKDLTKVFNFSETDDYLHINPKYSSPFRAFIPISVGCNNFCSYCVVPYVRGKEICRPFSDILEEAKSLIKAGYKEIILLGQNVNSYQGRSKNQKSKNADFVDLLKTIENIPGDFWLSFISNHPKDLSSELIELMAKSKKICPYLHLPVQSGDNEMLKLMNRNYTIEEYKEKIALIRQKIKNITISTDIIVGLPSETKKQFDHTRRLMKELKFDMAYIAQYSPRPFTALAKLDDNVPPSLKAQREKILFKILKETALINNKKYINQIMDTLIEERKFDYLFGHSKNQKHVRVLYRDKNDLIGQFVKVKIKKAAPWGLEGEII from the coding sequence ATGAATAAATCTGATTCGGAAAGAATTGCTGCAGCTATAGAAAAAAATAATTACCAAAAAGCTGAAAACAAGGAAACAGCCGATCTTGTGGTGTTTAATGCTTGTTCAGTTAGACAATCAGCTGTTGACCGTCTATACGGTCAAATTAATCAATTGAAAAAAAGTAAAAAAAATCCTCAAATTTTTCTCACTGGATGCGTTACTTTAAACGATAAGAAAAAATTAAAATCGAAGGTTGATCTTATTTTTGATATAAAAGATCTAACAAAAGTATTTAATTTTTCTGAAACAGATGACTATCTCCATATTAATCCAAAATATAGTTCTCCATTCAGGGCATTTATTCCTATTTCTGTCGGCTGTAATAATTTTTGCTCTTATTGTGTCGTCCCTTATGTAAGAGGGAAGGAAATATGTCGACCATTTTCTGATATTTTAGAAGAAGCTAAATCATTAATAAAAGCCGGTTATAAAGAAATAATTCTTTTGGGCCAAAACGTCAATTCTTACCAAGGCAGAAGCAAAAACCAAAAATCAAAAAATGCTGATTTTGTTGATTTATTAAAAACAATAGAAAATATTCCTGGTGATTTCTGGCTAAGTTTTATCAGTAATCACCCCAAAGATTTATCTTCTGAATTGATTGAATTAATGGCTAAAAGTAAAAAAATTTGCCCCTATCTTCATTTACCCGTTCAATCAGGCGATAATGAAATGCTTAAATTGATGAACAGAAATTATACTATAGAAGAATATAAAGAAAAAATTGCTCTTATTAGACAAAAAATAAAAAATATAACCATTTCTACTGATATTATTGTAGGGCTGCCGTCAGAAACTAAAAAACAATTTGACCATACTCGACGTTTAATGAAAGAATTAAAATTTGATATGGCTTATATTGCCCAATATTCTCCTCGCCCCTTTACTGCTTTAGCTAAATTAGATGATAACGTGCCGCCATCTCTAAAAGCACAAAGGGAAAAAATACTTTTTAAAATTCTCAAAGAAACGGCTTTAATAAATAACAAAAAATATATTAACCAAATAATGGACACTCTTATTGAAGAGAGAAAATTTGATTATTTATTCGGCCATTCAAAAAATCAAAAACATGTCCGTGTTCTTTATCGAGATAAAAATGATTTAATTGGTCAATTTGTAAAAGTAAAAATTAAAAAAGCTGCTCCTTGGGGATTAGAAGGAGAAATAATTTGA
- the gatB gene encoding Aspartyl/glutamyl-tRNA(Asn/Gln) amidotransferase subunit B produces MINVSKKELESVIGLEIHLELKTKSKIFCSCSNNSVEKIPNKNICPICLGHPGVLPVLNKEAVIKILKLALAIKGEINFCSSFDRKNYFYPDLPKAYQISQYYRPFVRGGFLKIGKEKILFDNIHLEEDTAKLLHSLSNKETFLDFNRAGIPLLEITTLPVINSAREAKLFLKELQLLVRYLEISEANMEKGQMRCDANISLRQKGEKKLFPKTEIKNLNSFRSVEMALNYEILRQTKLWQRGIPPDFSSTRGWDEKNKRTFIEREKEELKDYRYFPEPDLLIYDVNFLIKNIKLDELPRKKIERFIEDYDFTLEEAEILVENKKIADFTEEVILKLKDNLLSLAEIEGDEEERWEKYKKKLAHLTANWIINKFLPFYKQNKILVNSEEIPITSDNFSRFIILVYENKISSALRTEILKQMILKGEDVDNLIKEYSKEDIRESNDLEQIIKETLEEKKELVSLYKKGKINVIHVFVGEIMKKTKGRIEPEKIRKILEKKLS; encoded by the coding sequence ATGATAAATGTGAGTAAAAAAGAATTAGAATCAGTCATTGGTTTAGAAATACATTTAGAACTCAAAACAAAAAGTAAAATTTTTTGTTCTTGCTCTAATAATTCAGTAGAGAAAATCCCCAATAAAAATATCTGCCCTATTTGCCTTGGCCATCCCGGGGTTTTACCTGTTTTAAACAAAGAAGCAGTAATTAAAATTCTCAAATTAGCTTTAGCTATAAAGGGGGAAATTAATTTTTGTTCTTCGTTTGATAGAAAAAATTATTTTTATCCTGATTTACCTAAAGCTTATCAGATTAGCCAATATTATCGTCCTTTTGTTAGGGGCGGTTTTTTAAAAATAGGAAAAGAAAAAATTTTATTTGACAATATTCATTTAGAAGAAGACACAGCAAAGTTGTTGCATAGTTTGAGCAATAAAGAAACATTTTTAGACTTTAATAGAGCAGGGATACCTCTTTTAGAAATCACCACTTTACCAGTAATTAATAGCGCTAGGGAAGCGAAATTATTTTTAAAAGAGCTTCAACTATTGGTCCGTTATTTAGAAATTTCTGAAGCAAATATGGAAAAAGGACAAATGAGGTGCGACGCCAATATTTCTTTAAGGCAAAAAGGAGAAAAAAAATTATTTCCCAAAACAGAAATTAAAAATTTAAATTCTTTTCGCAGTGTTGAAATGGCTTTAAATTATGAAATTCTTCGTCAAACCAAACTTTGGCAAAGAGGAATTCCTCCTGATTTCTCCTCTACTCGAGGTTGGGACGAAAAAAATAAACGAACTTTTATAGAAAGGGAAAAAGAAGAATTAAAAGATTATCGTTATTTTCCTGAACCGGATTTGTTGATTTATGATGTTAATTTTTTAATTAAAAACATCAAATTAGACGAATTACCTCGAAAGAAGATAGAGCGTTTTATAGAAGATTATGATTTTACTTTAGAAGAAGCAGAGATATTAGTGGAAAACAAAAAAATTGCTGATTTTACCGAAGAAGTTATTTTAAAATTAAAAGACAATCTTTTGTCTTTAGCAGAGATTGAAGGGGACGAAGAAGAAAGATGGGAGAAATACAAAAAAAAATTAGCTCATTTAACGGCTAATTGGATTATTAACAAATTTTTGCCTTTTTATAAACAAAACAAAATTTTGGTTAATTCGGAAGAGATACCTATTACTTCTGATAATTTTTCTCGCTTTATTATTTTAGTTTATGAGAATAAAATTTCTTCTGCTTTAAGAACAGAAATTTTAAAACAAATGATATTGAAAGGAGAAGATGTCGACAATCTTATTAAAGAATATTCAAAAGAAGACATCAGAGAAAGCAATGATTTGGAGCAAATAATCAAAGAAACGTTAGAAGAAAAAAAAGAGCTGGTTTCTCTTTACAAAAAAGGAAAAATAAATGTAATTCATGTTTTTGTCGGAGAAATTATGAAAAAAACAAAAGGAAGAATTGAACCGGAGAAGATAAGAAAAATTTTAGAAAAAAAATTAAGCTAA
- the miaA gene encoding tRNA dimethylallyltransferase — MNQKRAKFKKSSENPHKQKLSEKQKMGSDPKLIVILGPTGAGKTALSLKLAKKFNGVIVSADSRAIYKEINIGVAKPPKNSSIPHYMIDIISLNQKFSLAQYQKLANQYISEIIKKGQCPFLVGGTGLYLKSIISNYQIPKVPPDINLRKILEKTALKYGPLYLYQILLYYDPKSKKFIDPYNQRRIIRALEVIFTTGHTFSDLRQSKKSKFDILKIGINLPRQLLYKNIEERTDKMISQGLVEETKKLWNTYPNNIILKNTLGYQEIIPFLENKIELEEAIKNIKKNTKNFARRQITWFKKEPNVFWLNNYKEAEKIIKKFLA, encoded by the coding sequence ATGAATCAAAAACGTGCTAAATTTAAAAAATCCTCAGAAAACCCACATAAACAAAAGCTTTCCGAGAAACAAAAAATGGGGTCTGACCCCAAATTAATAGTAATTTTGGGACCAACTGGAGCAGGAAAAACTGCTCTTTCTTTAAAATTGGCTAAAAAATTTAATGGAGTTATTGTTTCGGCTGATAGTCGAGCTATTTACAAAGAAATAAACATTGGGGTGGCTAAACCTCCTAAAAATTCCTCTATCCCCCATTATATGATTGACATAATCAGCTTAAACCAAAAATTTTCTTTAGCTCAATACCAAAAATTAGCCAATCAATATATATCTGAAATTATTAAAAAGGGGCAATGCCCCTTTTTAGTGGGAGGAACAGGACTTTACTTAAAAAGTATTATTTCAAATTATCAAATACCTAAAGTTCCACCTGATATCAACTTGCGAAAAATATTAGAAAAAACCGCTTTAAAATATGGCCCTCTTTATCTTTATCAGATTTTACTTTACTATGACCCAAAAAGTAAAAAATTTATTGACCCCTATAATCAAAGACGCATTATTAGAGCGCTAGAAGTGATTTTCACCACTGGCCATACCTTTTCGGATTTACGGCAAAGCAAAAAATCAAAATTTGATATTTTGAAAATTGGCATTAACCTTCCTCGCCAATTACTTTATAAAAATATAGAGGAAAGAACTGATAAAATGATATCTCAAGGTTTAGTGGAAGAAACAAAAAAACTTTGGAATACATACCCAAATAATATTATACTTAAAAATACCTTAGGATATCAAGAGATTATTCCTTTTTTAGAAAATAAAATTGAATTAGAAGAAGCTATAAAAAATATTAAAAAAAATACCAAAAATTTCGCTCGTAGACAAATAACTTGGTTTAAAAAAGAGCCAAACGTCTTTTGGCTCAATAATTATAAAGAGGCCGAAAAAATAATTAAAAAATTTTTAGCTTAA
- the ppsA gene encoding Phosphoenolpyruvate synthase: MSNYILSFNQIGIKNVPQVGGKNASLGEMYQNLTKKGLRVPNGFATTSEAYWYFLESSGLKRKIGEILKGLNTNNVKNLMERGEKIRHLILKTPLPKDLEKAIISSYRKLSVGYGVKAADVAVRSSATAEDTKTASFAGQMESYLNVKGEAQLLEAIKKCISSLFTNRAISYRAERKINDLDVALSVGIQKMVRSDMACSGVMFSCDTESGFADITVINSSWGLGENVVKGRVTPDEFIVYEPLILKGYKAIISKHLGTKEKRLIYSKNGLTKNISVPLKDRQKFTLTDEEILELARYSVIIEKHYGQPMDMEWAKDGKDKKLYLLQARPETVQSQRKMNILEKYVLKDSSPKRSVSKTGGGRSKFKVLVEGIAVGSKIGEGKAHLIKSVKKIGEFKAGEVLVTKVTDPDWEPIMKIAKAIVTDEGGKTSHCAIVARELGIPAVVGTDKATQIIKTGQDITVSCAEGEKGYVYKGLLPFKIERADMGKLKSSRTKIMMNIGNPQEVFPLSFLPNDGVGLAREEFIINNYIGIHPLALLNYANLKDKKIKNQIDKLTLGYKNKVQFYVDKLAEGIGRIAAAFYPKDVIVRFSDFKSNEYANLIGGKFFEPEEANPMIGWRGASRYYDAKFRKAFELECLAIKKVREEMGFLNIIVMIPFCRTIEEGKKVLSIIDEFGLRQEKKGIKPLKVYVMAEIPANVILAEKFAKIFDGFSIGSNDLTQLMLGVDRDSLRLAHIFDERNEAVTKSIKEFISCVHKCGKKVGICGEAPANIPGYIEFLIKSGIDSISVNPDSILETKLLAVRAES; this comes from the coding sequence ATGTCTAATTACATTCTTTCGTTTAATCAAATCGGCATTAAAAATGTCCCGCAAGTAGGAGGGAAAAACGCTTCTTTGGGGGAAATGTATCAAAATTTAACCAAAAAAGGGTTAAGGGTCCCCAATGGTTTTGCCACTACCTCAGAGGCATATTGGTATTTTTTAGAAAGCTCCGGACTCAAAAGAAAAATTGGGGAAATATTAAAAGGTTTGAATACTAATAATGTTAAAAATTTAATGGAAAGGGGAGAAAAAATTCGCCATTTAATTTTAAAAACTCCTTTACCCAAGGATTTAGAAAAGGCAATTATTTCCAGTTATCGGAAATTATCAGTTGGTTATGGAGTGAAAGCAGCGGATGTGGCGGTAAGAAGTTCGGCAACTGCTGAAGATACAAAAACCGCTTCTTTTGCCGGGCAAATGGAATCTTATCTTAACGTGAAAGGAGAAGCCCAACTTTTAGAAGCAATTAAAAAATGTATTTCCTCTTTATTCACTAACCGGGCTATTTCTTACCGCGCGGAAAGGAAAATAAATGATTTAGATGTTGCCCTCTCTGTGGGAATTCAGAAAATGGTGCGTAGCGATATGGCTTGTTCGGGAGTAATGTTTTCTTGCGACACAGAATCAGGATTTGCCGATATTACTGTGATCAATAGTTCTTGGGGATTAGGAGAAAATGTAGTTAAAGGAAGAGTCACCCCTGATGAATTTATAGTTTATGAGCCATTAATACTTAAGGGGTATAAAGCTATTATTTCTAAGCATTTAGGCACTAAAGAAAAACGATTAATTTATTCAAAAAATGGCTTAACTAAAAACATTTCTGTTCCTTTAAAAGACAGACAAAAATTTACTTTAACTGATGAAGAAATTTTAGAATTAGCCAGATATTCAGTAATTATTGAAAAACATTATGGCCAGCCAATGGATATGGAATGGGCTAAAGATGGAAAAGATAAAAAATTATATCTTCTTCAAGCTAGACCAGAAACGGTTCAGTCCCAAAGAAAAATGAATATTTTGGAAAAATATGTTTTAAAAGATTCATCTCCCAAAAGATCTGTTTCTAAAACAGGGGGAGGAAGGAGTAAATTTAAAGTTTTAGTGGAAGGTATAGCTGTTGGTTCTAAAATTGGCGAGGGCAAAGCTCATTTAATAAAAAGTGTTAAAAAAATAGGAGAATTTAAAGCAGGAGAAGTTTTAGTTACCAAAGTAACTGACCCGGATTGGGAGCCGATTATGAAAATAGCCAAAGCGATAGTTACTGATGAAGGGGGGAAAACATCGCATTGTGCTATTGTTGCCAGAGAGTTAGGCATTCCAGCAGTGGTGGGCACAGATAAAGCTACCCAAATAATTAAAACCGGGCAAGACATTACTGTAAGTTGTGCTGAGGGGGAAAAGGGCTATGTTTATAAAGGGTTGCTTCCTTTTAAAATTGAAAGAGCTGATATGGGAAAATTAAAATCTTCTCGAACAAAAATAATGATGAATATTGGCAATCCTCAGGAAGTTTTTCCTCTTTCCTTTCTTCCTAACGACGGTGTTGGTTTAGCCAGAGAAGAATTTATTATTAATAATTATATTGGTATTCATCCTTTAGCTTTACTTAATTACGCAAATTTAAAAGATAAAAAAATTAAAAATCAAATTGACAAATTAACCTTAGGTTATAAAAACAAGGTTCAATTTTATGTTGATAAATTAGCCGAAGGCATAGGAAGAATAGCCGCAGCTTTTTATCCCAAAGATGTAATTGTCCGTTTCTCTGATTTCAAGAGTAATGAATATGCTAATTTAATTGGCGGAAAATTTTTTGAACCAGAGGAAGCTAATCCAATGATTGGTTGGCGGGGCGCTTCTCGTTATTATGACGCGAAGTTTAGGAAAGCTTTCGAGTTAGAATGTTTAGCCATCAAAAAAGTTCGAGAAGAAATGGGATTTTTAAATATTATAGTAATGATCCCCTTTTGCCGAACAATAGAAGAAGGGAAAAAGGTTTTAAGCATTATTGACGAATTCGGTTTGCGTCAAGAAAAAAAAGGAATAAAACCTCTAAAGGTTTACGTGATGGCAGAAATCCCAGCTAATGTTATTTTAGCTGAAAAATTTGCTAAAATATTTGATGGATTCAGTATTGGTTCAAATGATTTAACTCAATTAATGTTGGGAGTAGACCGGGATAGTTTAAGATTAGCCCATATCTTTGATGAGAGAAATGAGGCGGTGACCAAATCAATCAAAGAATTTATTTCCTGTGTTCATAAATGCGGGAAGAAGGTAGGTATTTGTGGAGAAGCCCCGGCTAATATTCCCGGTTATATTGAATTTTTAATTAAATCGGGCATCGACTCTATTTCCGTTAATCCTGATTCTATTTTAGAAACCAAATTATTAGCCGTTAGAGCCGAATCATAA
- the thrZ gene encoding Threonine--tRNA ligase 2, giving the protein MKNKIDLETLRHSTSHLMAAAILNLWPKVKFGIGPAIANGFYYDFEFPKPIEEKDLNKIEEEMRRLIKKNLKFIRQELTINEAKELFKKLDQPYKLELLSDLEKHDATIKNQKSNNVTIYQLGDFIDLCRGPHIPSLKDIGSFKLIKIAGAYWKGSEKNKMLTRIYGLAFETPEELKKYLKQEEEAKKRDHRLLGESLELFKEIDEIGPGLILWLPKGAILKKTIEDYVLKEYLKNGYKLVSSPHLAKIDLWKISGHIDFYKESMFPSIHLKEIKEEKDDYQIKPMNCPFHIAIFKDSLKSYRDLPLRYTEMGTVYRYEKSGVLHGLTRVRGFTQDDAHIFCAPSQLDEEIEKSFKLALKILRTFGFKKYEIFLSTQPDKFVGEQKIWDKAMDALKKTLSKSKIPYQIDPGGGVFYGPKIDIKIKDSLGRPWQCSTIQVDFNLPSRFNLFFIDEKGKKEKPIMIHRALLGSLERFIGVLLENYAGALPFWLSPVQINISSVGKKHKRFALKLAKEFEDLNIRVEVNNSNETIPYKVRKAEKQKIPYILVIGDKEMKGKYLNVRERGKKNYQKTTKKQFIEKLLKEAIPQR; this is encoded by the coding sequence ATGAAAAATAAAATTGATTTAGAAACTTTACGGCATTCCACTTCTCATTTAATGGCTGCTGCTATTTTAAACCTTTGGCCAAAGGTAAAATTTGGTATTGGTCCAGCTATTGCCAATGGTTTTTATTATGATTTTGAATTTCCCAAACCTATTGAAGAAAAAGACCTTAATAAGATTGAAGAAGAAATGAGACGCCTTATAAAGAAAAATTTAAAATTTATTCGTCAAGAATTGACTATAAATGAGGCTAAAGAATTATTCAAAAAATTAGACCAACCTTATAAATTAGAGCTTCTTTCTGATTTAGAAAAACACGACGCCACTATAAAAAACCAAAAATCAAATAATGTCACTATTTATCAATTAGGAGATTTTATCGATCTTTGCCGGGGGCCTCATATCCCTTCTTTAAAAGATATAGGCAGTTTTAAATTAATTAAAATTGCCGGCGCTTACTGGAAGGGAAGCGAAAAAAATAAAATGCTTACTCGTATTTATGGTTTAGCTTTTGAAACACCGGAAGAACTTAAAAAATATTTAAAACAAGAAGAAGAGGCAAAAAAAAGAGACCATCGTCTTTTAGGAGAAAGTTTAGAATTGTTTAAAGAAATAGATGAAATCGGGCCGGGTCTTATTTTGTGGCTTCCTAAAGGGGCAATATTAAAAAAAACAATTGAGGATTATGTGCTAAAAGAATATTTGAAAAATGGCTATAAATTAGTGTCTAGTCCACACTTGGCTAAAATTGACCTTTGGAAAATTTCCGGCCACATTGATTTCTATAAAGAAAGTATGTTTCCCTCTATTCATCTTAAAGAAATAAAAGAAGAGAAAGATGATTATCAAATAAAACCAATGAATTGCCCTTTTCATATTGCTATTTTTAAAGACAGCTTAAAAAGTTATCGAGATTTGCCCTTAAGATACACGGAAATGGGGACTGTTTATCGCTATGAAAAATCCGGAGTTTTACACGGATTAACCAGAGTAAGAGGATTTACCCAAGACGATGCCCATATTTTTTGCGCTCCCTCCCAATTAGACGAAGAAATTGAAAAATCATTTAAACTTGCTTTGAAAATACTTCGAACTTTTGGCTTCAAAAAATATGAAATTTTCCTTTCCACTCAACCGGACAAATTTGTTGGCGAACAAAAAATTTGGGATAAAGCAATGGATGCTCTTAAAAAAACTTTATCAAAATCAAAAATCCCCTATCAAATTGATCCGGGTGGTGGCGTTTTTTACGGTCCAAAAATTGATATAAAAATAAAAGATTCATTGGGTAGGCCATGGCAATGTAGTACTATTCAGGTTGATTTTAATCTCCCTTCTCGCTTTAATCTCTTTTTTATTGACGAAAAAGGCAAAAAAGAAAAGCCAATTATGATCCACCGAGCTCTTTTAGGATCACTTGAAAGATTTATTGGTGTGCTTTTAGAAAATTATGCTGGCGCTTTGCCTTTTTGGCTTTCTCCTGTACAAATTAACATTTCCTCTGTGGGCAAAAAACACAAAAGATTTGCCTTAAAATTAGCTAAAGAATTTGAGGATTTAAACATTCGCGTAGAAGTGAATAATTCTAATGAAACAATTCCTTATAAAGTCCGCAAAGCAGAGAAACAGAAAATTCCTTATATCTTGGTTATTGGCGATAAAGAAATGAAAGGAAAATATTTAAACGTTAGAGAAAGAGGAAAGAAAAATTACCAAAAAACAACTAAAAAACAATTTATTGAAAAACTTTTGAAAGAAGCAATTCCTCAAAGGTGA